From one Nitrosococcus halophilus Nc 4 genomic stretch:
- the purL gene encoding phosphoribosylformylglycinamidine synthase has protein sequence MLQLRGQSALSSFRLKRLLTRLQGAVAEVVSVEADNFYFVDLSQSLAPEESRSLAHLLEADHLTSKETPEDNLLLVVPRPGTISPWSSKATDIAHLCGLKRIKRVERGVGYWIRKRNGGALSATERQGLAPCVYDRMTEKTLERLEEAEALFYHQEPAPLTTVDILGGGRVALDLANSQMGLALAEDEINYLVENFQALGRNPTDVELMMFAQANSEHCRHKIFNASWIIDGKAQDRSLFAMIRHTYESHPAGILSAYRDNAAVTAGPRVAHFMTGVGGDSGYGYWEEERHLLMKVETHNHPTAISPFPGAATGAGGEIRDEGATGRGGKPKAGLVGFSVSNLRIPGFEQPWEQDHGKPGRIASALEIMVEGPIGAAAFNNEFGRPNLCGYFRTYEARVPGPRGWELRGYHKPIMIAGGLGNIRPGQVKKTLLAPRTPLLVIGGPAMLIGLGGGAASSVASGESEEALDFASVQRGNPEMQRRCQEVIDRCLALGEGSPILSIHDVGAGGLSNALPELVHDSGCGGRFELRVIPSDEPGLSPMEIWSNEAQERYVLAVDPQGLSLFQALCERERCPWAVVGEATEEGQLIVGDGYFDNLPVDISMELLFGKPPKLLKEVQHRPFHKPDLDCKDITLPQAAERVLGLPAVASKNFLITIGDRSITGLVARDQMVGPWQVPVADCAVTLSGYRSYEGEAMAMGERPPLALIHPVASGRMAVGEAITNIASAPIQSLGEVKLSANWMAACGHPGEDAALFDTVKAVAMELCPRLGIAIPVGKDSLSMKTVWQEGDEEQVMTAPLSLIVSAFAPVLDVRRSLTPQLRTDVGETVLILIDLGKGKNRLGGTALAQVYQQLGHHPPDLDDPEALVRFFTAIQGLNGDGLLLAYHDRADGGLWVTLCEMAFAGHCGIQVDLDALGADPLAALFSEELGAVIQVRRQDQEQVLACFQGAGLGRYCHVLGGLDCQDQIRVSFQDQELLAESRTYYQRLWSETSYRLQSLRDNPECAQQEFEVLLDKADPGINPSLAFDPAEDIAAPYIATGVRPPVAILREQGVNGQVEMAAVFERAGFAAMDVHMSDILAGRVSLAEIKGLVACGGFSYGDVLGAGRGWASTVLMNPRARDEFTGFFSRQDSFALGVCNGCQMLSHLRELIPGTHLWPKFLRNQSEQFEARLVTVEVLNSPSLFWQGMAGSRLPIAVAHGEGQAYFGETGAAEEAFTAGIAGLRFVDNYGQPTEHYPANPNGSPGGITGLTSEDGRFTIMMPHPERVFLSVQHSWHPLDWGEEGPWLRMFRNARRWVD, from the coding sequence ATGTTGCAGTTACGTGGCCAGTCGGCTTTATCCTCTTTTCGGCTTAAAAGGTTGCTTACCCGATTGCAAGGGGCGGTGGCGGAAGTGGTCTCCGTGGAGGCGGATAATTTTTATTTCGTGGATTTGAGTCAGTCCCTTGCCCCGGAAGAATCCCGCTCCTTAGCCCATCTCTTGGAGGCTGACCATCTCACCTCCAAGGAGACGCCCGAAGACAATTTATTGTTGGTAGTGCCTCGTCCCGGCACCATTTCCCCCTGGTCAAGCAAGGCGACCGATATTGCTCATCTCTGTGGTCTGAAAAGAATCAAGCGCGTGGAACGCGGCGTGGGCTATTGGATCCGCAAGCGCAATGGTGGTGCTCTTTCAGCCACTGAGCGCCAGGGTCTTGCGCCCTGTGTTTATGACCGGATGACGGAAAAAACCCTCGAGCGCCTAGAGGAAGCGGAGGCTCTTTTTTACCACCAGGAACCGGCTCCCTTGACCACAGTGGATATCTTAGGTGGAGGGCGGGTGGCCCTGGATCTGGCCAATAGCCAAATGGGGCTGGCTTTGGCGGAGGACGAAATCAACTACTTGGTAGAGAACTTCCAGGCTTTGGGCCGTAATCCCACGGATGTGGAATTGATGATGTTTGCCCAGGCCAACTCGGAGCATTGCCGTCATAAGATCTTCAATGCTAGCTGGATCATCGATGGCAAAGCTCAAGACCGCAGCCTGTTTGCCATGATCCGCCACACTTATGAGAGTCACCCGGCGGGCATTTTGTCCGCTTATCGGGATAACGCGGCAGTCACCGCGGGTCCTCGGGTGGCCCATTTTATGACCGGTGTCGGTGGTGATTCGGGTTATGGTTATTGGGAGGAAGAGCGCCACCTGTTGATGAAGGTGGAGACTCATAATCATCCTACGGCCATTTCCCCCTTTCCAGGAGCGGCGACCGGGGCGGGGGGAGAGATCCGAGACGAAGGAGCTACCGGACGGGGAGGGAAACCCAAAGCCGGATTGGTTGGATTTAGCGTCTCTAACCTGCGGATACCAGGATTTGAACAGCCTTGGGAGCAGGATCATGGCAAACCCGGACGGATAGCCTCGGCCTTGGAGATCATGGTGGAGGGGCCGATTGGTGCCGCTGCTTTCAACAATGAATTTGGGCGTCCTAATCTGTGCGGCTATTTCCGTACCTATGAAGCCCGGGTGCCGGGGCCTAGGGGTTGGGAGTTGCGGGGCTATCATAAGCCCATCATGATTGCGGGAGGCCTGGGCAATATCCGCCCTGGGCAGGTCAAAAAGACCCTTTTAGCGCCGAGAACACCGCTATTGGTGATCGGCGGCCCTGCCATGCTCATTGGCTTAGGAGGGGGAGCCGCCTCTAGTGTGGCCTCGGGGGAGAGTGAGGAGGCGCTGGATTTTGCTTCGGTGCAGCGGGGTAATCCGGAGATGCAGCGGCGCTGCCAAGAGGTCATTGACCGTTGTCTCGCCTTGGGGGAGGGGAGTCCCATCCTTTCTATTCACGATGTGGGGGCGGGGGGACTTTCTAATGCCCTACCGGAGCTGGTCCACGATAGCGGCTGCGGTGGCCGGTTTGAGTTGCGGGTCATTCCCAGCGACGAGCCAGGACTTTCCCCCATGGAGATTTGGTCTAATGAGGCCCAGGAACGCTATGTTTTGGCCGTTGATCCCCAGGGATTGTCACTCTTCCAAGCCCTCTGTGAGCGGGAGCGCTGTCCCTGGGCGGTGGTGGGTGAAGCCACGGAGGAGGGACAACTGATCGTCGGGGACGGCTATTTTGATAATCTGCCCGTGGACATCTCCATGGAGCTCCTTTTTGGCAAACCCCCCAAGCTGCTCAAGGAAGTTCAGCATCGGCCTTTTCATAAGCCGGATTTGGACTGTAAAGACATAACCCTGCCTCAAGCCGCCGAGCGGGTATTGGGTTTGCCGGCGGTGGCCAGCAAGAATTTTTTGATCACCATTGGGGATCGCTCTATTACGGGGCTGGTTGCCCGTGACCAAATGGTAGGTCCGTGGCAGGTCCCGGTGGCCGACTGTGCGGTAACGCTTTCTGGCTATCGTTCCTATGAAGGTGAGGCCATGGCCATGGGAGAACGTCCCCCCTTGGCGCTCATCCACCCGGTGGCTTCCGGACGCATGGCGGTGGGGGAGGCGATTACCAATATTGCCAGTGCCCCTATTCAATCCCTGGGGGAGGTAAAACTGTCGGCGAATTGGATGGCTGCTTGCGGTCATCCCGGTGAAGATGCGGCTTTGTTCGATACGGTCAAGGCCGTGGCCATGGAGCTTTGTCCCCGGCTGGGGATTGCCATCCCGGTAGGGAAGGACTCCCTGTCCATGAAGACCGTCTGGCAGGAAGGGGACGAAGAACAGGTGATGACGGCTCCCCTTTCTTTGATCGTCAGCGCCTTTGCCCCGGTGCTGGATGTTCGCCGCTCCTTGACTCCTCAGCTGCGCACCGATGTGGGGGAGACCGTCTTGATCCTGATCGACTTGGGAAAAGGCAAAAATCGCCTGGGGGGAACGGCCTTAGCCCAGGTTTATCAGCAGTTGGGCCACCACCCTCCCGATTTGGATGATCCGGAGGCCTTGGTTCGTTTCTTCACGGCGATTCAAGGGTTGAATGGGGATGGTCTCTTACTGGCCTATCATGATCGTGCCGATGGCGGGTTGTGGGTGACTCTTTGCGAGATGGCTTTTGCGGGCCATTGCGGAATCCAGGTGGATTTAGATGCCCTGGGCGCCGATCCCCTCGCTGCCTTGTTTAGTGAGGAGTTGGGGGCGGTGATTCAAGTGCGGCGCCAAGATCAGGAACAAGTTTTGGCTTGCTTCCAGGGGGCCGGATTAGGCCGCTATTGCCATGTCCTTGGGGGGCTAGACTGTCAGGATCAGATCCGGGTCTCGTTTCAGGATCAAGAGCTGTTGGCGGAAAGTCGGACCTACTATCAACGGCTATGGTCAGAGACCAGCTATCGGCTGCAATCATTGAGGGACAACCCGGAGTGTGCTCAACAGGAATTTGAGGTCCTGCTGGATAAGGCCGATCCTGGCATTAATCCCTCCCTGGCCTTTGACCCTGCGGAAGACATTGCCGCCCCTTATATTGCCACCGGGGTCCGTCCTCCAGTGGCGATCTTGAGAGAGCAAGGAGTGAATGGTCAGGTGGAGATGGCTGCGGTTTTTGAACGGGCTGGTTTTGCGGCCATGGATGTCCACATGAGCGATATTTTGGCGGGACGGGTGAGCTTGGCTGAGATCAAGGGCTTAGTGGCCTGCGGCGGGTTTTCCTATGGGGATGTCCTTGGAGCAGGGCGTGGCTGGGCGAGCACGGTGCTGATGAACCCCCGTGCCCGGGATGAGTTTACCGGCTTTTTTTCCCGTCAGGATAGTTTCGCCCTGGGGGTGTGTAATGGCTGCCAGATGCTCTCTCACTTGAGAGAGCTGATTCCTGGAACTCACCTATGGCCAAAGTTTTTGCGTAACCAATCAGAGCAGTTTGAAGCCCGCTTGGTGACGGTGGAAGTGCTCAACTCTCCTTCTTTGTTCTGGCAAGGAATGGCCGGTTCCCGTCTTCCTATCGCAGTGGCCCATGGGGAGGGGCAAGCTTATTTTGGGGAGACCGGTGCGGCTGAAGAAGCCTTTACTGCTGGCATTGCAGGGTTACGTTTTGTTGATAACTACGGCCAACCTACTGAGCACTATCCTGCCAATCCCAATGGTTCGCCGGGAGGGATTACCGGCCTGACCAGCGAGGATGGGCGCTTCACCATCATGATGCCCCACCCCGAGCGGGTTTTCCTGAGCGTTCAGCATTCTTGGCACCCCTTAGATTGGGGGGAGGAAGGCCCCTGGTTGCGAATGTTCCGAAATGCTCGCCGGTGGGTAGATTAA
- a CDS encoding Smr/MutS family protein: protein MSRKKKSISIHDRELFREAVKDVLPLNQDKVMPFQHRLPPIPQQRERDEALVIRDMMSETFEAAELETGEELLYLRPGVPKRLLRQLRQGKYSIGAELDLHGMNVPMARQALASFLRECERNDIRSLRIIHGKGRGSYQKEPILKGKVNAWLQQKDEVLAFCSARSTDGGTGAIYVLLKRRR, encoded by the coding sequence ATGAGCCGTAAAAAAAAATCGATTTCCATTCACGATAGAGAACTTTTCCGAGAGGCGGTGAAAGATGTCTTGCCGTTAAATCAGGATAAGGTGATGCCCTTTCAGCATCGCCTCCCCCCCATACCCCAACAGCGGGAGCGGGACGAAGCCCTCGTGATTCGGGACATGATGTCCGAGACCTTTGAGGCGGCTGAATTGGAAACCGGCGAGGAATTACTCTACCTTCGACCCGGGGTGCCAAAGCGGCTGCTCCGCCAATTACGGCAGGGAAAGTATAGTATTGGCGCCGAACTTGACCTCCATGGCATGAATGTTCCCATGGCCCGCCAGGCCCTCGCTAGTTTCCTAAGAGAGTGCGAGAGAAACGACATTCGTAGCCTCCGCATCATTCACGGCAAAGGGCGGGGCTCCTACCAAAAGGAACCTATTCTTAAGGGGAAAGTGAACGCCTGGCTGCAACAAAAGGACGAAGTGCTGGCCTTTTGCTCAGCCCGATCTACTGATGGGGGCACAGGGGCGATTTATGTTCTCCTCAAACGGCGCCGATAA